TCGCTCGCCGACGGCAGGTCCTCCCGCCCGTAgctcgcgcgccaccgccgctcctcgGGCAGGATCGGGTACAGCAGCGGCACCAGGAGCAGCACCGGGAGGCGCCGCagcagccgcgccgcctcctgcaTCATCTCCAGCGCCGCGCCGTCCTGGATCGCCCGCGTCGGCGGTTCCCACTGCGTGCGCGCCGCGCTGACCAAGGCATGGAGCAGGTGCAGGATGTGGCAGACGGCGCCCGGGGGCGGCAGCGCCTCCTCGCTCATGTCGCGGCCCTTCTCGCCGCCGAGGTAGTAGAGCGCCAGCTTCATCAGCAGGACCGGCGGGGCGTAGCCGGTGGTGTCGAACTCCGGCAGCCTGGTGCTGCCGATGAGGTCGGTGAGGACGAAGAAGGGGATCTGGttctcggcgaggacgaggTCCATGGACAGCTGCGCCGGGCCGAAGGACGTGGCGTGCAGCGACGGCTCCGCCCTGCCCGTGGCGACGTTGACGAGGTGCTCGAGGATGAAGCAGCCGTCGAGCACCAGCATCTGGATGAAGTCCTCGGCGGTGACGTCGTCCACGTCCTCGGCGGTGTACATGGCGCGGGCCTCCCGCTCGCGCGCGGCGACGAGGCGGACGTAGCCCTGGATGACGCCGAGGTGGCCCGCCGGGTCCGGGTGGCCGCGGGAGATGAGGCTGTGGAGGTAGGCCATCTTGAGGCGGTTgcccgggcggaggcggcgctcagCGTCCTTGGCGTGGAGCGGGCCGATGGCGACGAGCCCCGGCGTGTAGGCGTCCGGGTTGCGGATGCGGACGTGGCCCGGGACGCGGGACACGCGGTGGGTGCTCACCGTGATCCGGTCTTCCTCCGTGGCCGccgcgtcctcctgctgctgcgtcAGGCGCCGCGCCAGCCACTCCACGTGCACCGTGATGTCGTCCCCGGCGGTCGGCATGGTCACCGGTGTCTAGCTAGAGGTATCAACCAAGGGTGCCGCAGGCCGCCGCAGCACTGTGGGCGACCACCATGCATTATATAGGTAGGGAGTGGCAGATCAAGGTAGTAACGGCGTGCAGTGGAGGGACGGAACCTGAACCGAGAACGGTTAGAGACGATGATGACATGGACACGCAAGCATCTCAGCATACGATCTCTGGAGTGAGGAAATGGGGGATTCGTAGCTTCCCTTGGTACGTAACAAAGATGAGCTATACTAGCTATTAGTGTGGCAGGGAACGATTCCTTGCTTTGCTTGTGGATGAGGCACAGCAGGATATGTCAGGGTATTCGCGTCCAAAATCAGACTGTTTTTAGCTGGAGAAGACGACATAATCGAACGTCACCATGACTCCAAGTTGTGCTTCTGACTGGAGCAAGGATCAGGATCGAAACTTTTACCTATTAGCACTTGCATCCAAAGGGGGCCTAAGAGAGCGTCATTTGATCAACCTACACCTGATCTTGTTCTGTGTTCATACTTCAGAGCTTCAAACTCCATGTTTGGCAACTGCAATAATTGGAGGACAGGTCAATCTTTGTTTTACTGAATTACTGTCGATGTTACCTCTGCCAGTAGTGCTACCATGGATGATTTAGCATGTTGTCTAGGATGGCAGGATGCAGTCTGCTGGTGACATTAGGTTCACAAATACAGGTAGGGAGGTCCAGGAATTATGCGACGAAATGCACAATCATCAGAGGTGTGTCTGGGCAACTATTTGAAAAAGAAATTATGTCAACATGTGTATGCATTGCAATGTAGAATTCGTATACCACAGTTAATCTTTTAGAATTGGTATACCACGATACTGGTGAGTTCGGGCAGCGTACCACACCTTGCACAGCGTGCAAGGATCAAGACAGTGGCACCATCACTGGGCTGTACCATCTTATCTACGAATGATGCTCATACTTGTTCACGAGCAGCGTATCAAACTTGGGGGCAACTGAGCTCATCCGGGCTACTACTTCTGCCGAGCTCCCTGCGTCGCCTGGCGTTTGTGCAAGTGTCCAAGCAGGGTTCCTTGAGTGCTTTGTCAGTATCaagaggtggcggcggcaacCCAAAGTTGAACTGCAATAAACAACAGCGTAAACTGTGTAGTCAGGTGGTGTGTTTTCGCTCGGATTTTGGATGTATATTGCACAAAAGTGGGCATGTACAGATTGCAGGCCCTAAGTTTTTGTTTAGCCTGACAATCTAGTACACTCTGAAAGTCTGGAACTATTTTACCTGACAGCTGTAGTCTTCAAAATTTGGCTCCATGTATAAATCAACGCCCATGTGTTCTTTGAAGAAAGTCTGAAAATAGAAAGTGCACTTCATTCAGGAACTTTCTTTTGGGGGGAAAAGACCTTTTGAAGACCATTCCGTGAAACCGACAGTAGCCATACAAAAAGcatagctagattgcatatcatTGTGCCTGTACTTTTGATATACAATTCCACTTGGGCACAAGTGGCAATAGCGGTAAAGGAATATCTGGAGGATAGAAATCTAGAATTCCATATGCAACGCATTAGTAAACCTGAGTTGGCAGTTTGCACGTGTTGATGCAAATACCAAGGCATTTGCTCTCTTCCAGATACTTGCATTTCTCAACAAACACCTGGCGATTGTCATCAAGAAAATCAAACATGATTTCAACCAGAGTCTTAgcaaagagaaaataaaaaaggtgTTGAAAGTTGGAACAAATCGATACCCCACTTGACCAAGATTTTCCATCAGGCAGAGTGACGGAATTAACTGAACATGGGCCCATCAACCATTGGCATGAAAGTGCTGTCGCTCTAGCTTGTCAAGTAAGACGCCAGCAATTCCATATAAACCAAGTTAAATAGAGAAGAATATGAAGTACAATTGGAAATGATGTACTATTTCCTTGAAGTGAACTCACCGAGCATCATGGCAGCTAGTTGACCATTAGCAATTGGTGCTAAAAGAGCTTTGTAAAGAACAAGCAAGAGAGGCGGAAACAATGATTGTAGTACTCTGACCTGGAGTTTTTAAGGAGGAGAGATGCAGAAAACTAAAATTGATTTAGGTATTAAGCTCACATGCTAGACAGATGTCCAACAGAACAAACATGCGAGGAACAAGTGAGGTGATATACAGCTGCCTGCTCAGTCTCTGAAGCACTCTTCCCCTTGACCATGAGACGATTTGCAACCTCCATCAGCCCGGCATACCCAGGGTTTTCGGAATCCCATCCAACCTCCTACAGCTTTTCAGAGAATTAAAAAATGTAATTGCATGTCTTTTGTTCAAAACTAAGATATCATATTGACCAAGAATTTAGTAGATACACGTGAATAGGGGATTGGTGTACCTAGGGGTGCCAATGGGTAACTCTTAggggcacctccaaccctctttagttcaaaatattgtactagttttccaaaatagaatatcattttggagaagtagtacaaaattttgaactaaaaagggttggaggtgcCCTTAAGGGTCACCCATTGACACCTCTAGGTGTACCTTATGCGAATTCATATGAATTTTCTTTTACCACTTCCAGGGAATTGTCAGATTAGAGTCAAGTGTAATTTTTCCATCGATATGACATCTGagtattttatgtttctggaGTGGCAGCCTGTCTGAAAACTATGGTAACATATGAAATCTGCCATTGCACTTCTTTTATGGTTAAAATCTGAAAGGAAAGGAAGATAGATTTCCATCCCCCACATCATCTGAAACAAATCAATGTTAACATATTTAGcttttttttctccttgaaCTCAATAAATTGAGCGTTCAGTTTAGTttacacaagaaaaaaaatcccatTTTAGACAGAGAATTTCTAGCTGGTTCCTTGAGAGTCAATCTATTTGGAAGCAGAGCAGAGTCTCTAGTTGAGTAATGTTCAGAAGACCCCTCTATCTATCCCGACATAACTCTGAACCAACGAAGTCAATAATGTCAATTCGAATTCACACTTTTTTATTGACCGAAAAAGAAGCTAGCACATCGAAAAGAAGCACCGTGCAAGGTCTAACTGCAGGAAGGAAGGAACGAGCGGGTCGATGGAGCTCACCTCCACCATCTTGCTCcggaagaaggagaggaggaggtcGTCCACGAAGGAGGGCCGGTACTCGCCGCCCTTCCCCTGCGCGGCCGCAGCATCTACCTGCATCGGAATCAAGTAGCACcgcaccatcatcatcatctccggccaccaccgccgatgGACACATAAAGGTACGTGGTTTGGCACCAAAGAAATCACctgcggcgaggaggagcggaGCCTGCGGCTAGGCCGGCGGCCGAGCAGGAGAGAAgagggcggcgacgaggagcaggaggaggaagacggcAAGCCGCGGGAGGCGAGGGGCGGGCCGCTTGTCGCGAGCGGCGTCGCCATGGGCACGGACAACCGAGGTCCGCTGGTGGTGTCTGGTGTGAGAGCGAGGACGGTGAGCAGAGCATCGGGGATAGCCGGCCCGCGAACCTCTCCGCAGCTGTGTGGGACCCAGTCCAAGGATGGAAGTCGTATGTCATGAGCCATAGGACAGCCCAAGTAAAAACACAGCTGGGATTATTTTATAggcaaaagtctattttacctcctccaactatcaccaaagtttggttttcctcctacaactataaaaccgggtatttcGGCTCCTTCAATTTTTCAAACCGTCcattttacctccctcgagcggttttgaagactgtttgctacagtaaccatagttttgtctttttctttttttaaaaaaaattcagttgaatctttgaaaaatcatagtaaatcacaaaaaaattataaaatagaaaattcaattttgttggactccacatgagtagatatacgcagtgaatatattatatgatatactttagtacaatttttttactgtaactttagatatatacttttctgtaattaatttatagctacagttttcgtcgtcccattatggtgaaatttttatggtgagctaatcattatatgattgagctgtagtaaaaattttatgattattagatcatgtttgactgatctatagatttatccatataaactagataaatctatagaaaaatctagacgaatctatagataaatctataactcagtcatacatgatgtaataatcataaaatttttactacagctcaatcatataatgattagctcaccataaaaatttcaccataatgggacgacgaaaactgtagctataaattaattacagaaaagtatatatctaaagttacagtaaaaaaattgtactaaagtataccatataatatattcactgcgtatatctactcatgtggagtccaacaaaattggattttctattttatgatttttttgtgatttactatgatttttcaaagattcaactgaaatttaaaaaaaagaaaaagacaaaactacggttactgtagcaaacagtcttcaaaaccgctcgagggaggtaaaatggacggtttgaaaagttgagggaggtgaaatacccggttttatagttgtaggAGGAAAACTAAACTTTGGTGATAATTGGAGgaggtaaaatagacttttgGCTATTTTATTTGTGGACGGCCCACGACGCTTGCCCGCTCGGCACCGCACACGGCCGGGAGAGCTGCCGGAAGAAGCGAGCGCGCGTTCGGATGCAGAAcccgtagcggcggcggcggcgctgccacgCCATGACCTTCTCGGAGACGGGGACGGGTAGATGACGGACTCGTACGCTCGTCCCCCAGCGCGACTATTTAAGTCACCCCGCGGGAggcgctgcagcagcagcaacaatcaatcaaagCCGATCGATTTGATCCGTCCACGAATTCCATCGAGAGCAATGCAAGCCATGGCAGCTTCTGGCCCTTCACCACGCACGCCGGCGGTGTCGCTGCCATTGCACGACGTCGGACCCGGGTACTCCGAGCCCCAGGCGCAGTACAGCATCTCAAGTCAATCGCTGGTGAACGCGACCATCGACCTGCTCCAAGACCACCGCTGCTTCGAGACGCCGCAAGGGTGGGTGCTCGCGCTGGACCCGGCCTCCCTGCGCACCTTCCTATGGCGGCCGGAGGACAGCGGCGAGCGGATCGCCCTGCCGCCCATGGAGCAGGACTTCCCCACCAACTGCAAGTGCGTGCTCTCCGACAGGCCCGGCGCCAGCTTCTGCGCCGTGATGGTCCTCGACCTGGACGAGTGCGAGTTCTGGCTCTGCACCGTCGGAGGCAGCAAGTGGGGACGCCATGGCTACACGCTCACCATGTACAACGCCCAGGACGAACCGGTGGAGAGGCATATGGCCACGCGCCATGGCATCGCCGCCGTTGGAGGCAAAATCTACTACGAGTTCACCGGATACCAACTGGGATTCGTCGACTTCGACCCAGCCGATGACGATCCTGAGCCGATCCATGGGATGATCGATGTCGACCATGTCGACATTCCGGATGGCGCGCCGATGTGGTCGAGCTACCTCGTCGAGTCCTGTGGCGAGCTCTTTCAGGTCGTCATCATCTTTGACGGGCACAATGTTCACAAGGTGGCCGAGGTTGCTGTGTACAAGATGGATTTCTCGACACCAGCTTGGTGCAAGGTCGACAGGATTGGTGATGACAGGGTGTTTCTTCTCGGTGGAGACAGGCTCGGGGAATCCAACTTCGGAGCGTCGTGCCCTGCTGGGGAACACGGTCTCTCGGGCAACTGCATATATTTTCTCAATCACTTTGCAACGAACGAGAACTTTGTGCATATCGTTGACTTGGACAAAGGGACCAATGAAGTGCAACGGCCCTTCAAAGATTTCGTGGACTCGCTGCGCCCGCCTTTCTGGATGTTGCCTACAGCTGAATGAGATTAGCACTAGGAATTCAACAACTTCCCAGACCTACTTATAATGTAGTGATAGCTTTCATACATTTTCTGATTTTTTACTTCCAAGATCCTGCTGGTTGTGCCATTTATCGGACAAATATTTATCTTACTTTCTAGTTGTTCATGCTTGCTGCATGTGTCCAAAGCTTGCATTCACTCACTAATGTTTGCCACGCTATCAGTCTTGTCTTGTGCATAAAAGTAAAAATAGTCATGTTTCAGGATATATCGGACTTGGCAATTCATCTCATCAATTGATTatttattcaaataaaaaaggaaGAATATAGAAAAAGTATAATAAGATCACAAATCATATACACATGATAAAAAAAGAATCAATGTGCAGAGGTTCATCAACTTGTATCATAATAAAATCACAATCATTTATTGACGAGTTCATAATATTTTCTACGCAATGGCAATTGCGCCTTGAATGTTCTCTAGCAGGCAAGGTCGATGCAGGCGCCCATCTGCAAGTTCCTTCATGAGCTTGTGTGAAACGTCGTACAAGTCACCAGGAAGTAAGTCCACACGGTCTTCTATCCTCTTCATGGAAGTAATCATCACAAGCAAGCAAAGCATGAGAAAGTGTAATCCAAGAATTAGTTGCTGGTGCACTACATAAAATCTACCATTGGACACCACAGCAGTCCGTTGTAGCAGGTAACTTATTTGTTGTGTATGGCTTTGGCTGCCTAGCTTGGTTCACATCCATCCTTGCAGCATCACCGGCTGTCTCACTCTTGCAGGTCTAATTTTTTCCCAGGTATGAGCTTGTAGAACTCTAGGTAGTTGCTCAAGTTAGACTAACTTGCCAATAATGCATCATGATCAATAGAAAACATGACTTTGGGGtggtaaaaaaacaaaacaagatgCATCTAAGAGACCAAATAACTTGACCAAATAACTAATGTTGATACAGTCGGTTATCCATATACTAGAACATCCAAGTAGTTTGATACAAATTCCAAGTAAGTAATATTTCTACAGATCACGCATACAGATCATGGAGGTTATGGCGTTGTCATGTGGCAACTTCCGCACTTTTCTTTACAAAATGTAACTCTAGAATGTTTCTGATCTTATCCAACTATGCAAAATATCTAATTCTAAAGAATTTTCATCTTGCTATGAAGCATGAtaactcctctctctctttttatttCCAAATTCTTCCAGAACCTTCTCACATATGCATTGATATTTTTCAACAAACAATAACTTTGAAGTTCATAAGATATAAAAGAGTGCTCACTAAAATCATCTCTTCAACATGTTTTCTGCAAATTGAGTCACACTTATATTTTCAATGATATTGATCTTGTTTTATGCATTAAAAGACTTCTGTTCCAGGCCATATCAAATAAAAGCAACAAATGGTCAATAACAAACTAAGAAGAAATGATTAGTTCGTAAGTTAGCTAGGCATACTGAACAAAAGATTATTTAAAGTGTATATTACATATGTGTTGACGCCTTTCaggatcaacacacgaacgcactcgaacgtgcggcgcaaagaggcagctcgctgcagcgcctcctgcgtagaccggtcagaccggtcccttggagcggtcagaccggtcaccgccGGCAGAACGGTGACGAAGCCTACGAAcgttagcccgggaagacccgtcggggcaggcacacgtagggttgttctagggtcggcaggccacctagaacgccctcaatcgacgtagagacgacggaggaacatcaaatagtagattggaaaaagctagggcaagagaaaagtaaaaagataaaagttgtattgatttgatcgattggataccctaatcggccgtgaccctttatatttatagggtgaggtggacttatcccgcgagaaatcctattacagatctaaatctacaaagagttctagttgtactcggattcca
The nucleotide sequence above comes from Panicum virgatum strain AP13 chromosome 3K, P.virgatum_v5, whole genome shotgun sequence. Encoded proteins:
- the LOC120697352 gene encoding beta-carotene isomerase D27, chloroplastic, translating into MATPLATSGPPLASRGLPSSSSCSSSPPSSLLLGRRPSRRLRSSSPQVDAAAAQGKGGEYRPSFVDDLLLSFFRSKMVEEVGWDSENPGYAGLMEVANRLMVKGKSASETEQAAVRVLQSLFPPLLLVLYKALLAPIANGQLAAMMLARATALSCQWLMGPCSVNSVTLPDGKSWSSGVFVEKCKYLEESKCLGICINTCKLPTQTFFKEHMGVDLYMEPNFEDYSCQFNFGLPPPPLDTDKALKEPCLDTCTNARRRRELGRSSSPDELSCPQV
- the LOC120697351 gene encoding UPF0481 protein At3g47200-like, yielding MPTAGDDITVHVEWLARRLTQQQEDAAATEEDRITVSTHRVSRVPGHVRIRNPDAYTPGLVAIGPLHAKDAERRLRPGNRLKMAYLHSLISRGHPDPAGHLGVIQGYVRLVAAREREARAMYTAEDVDDVTAEDFIQMLVLDGCFILEHLVNVATGRAEPSLHATSFGPAQLSMDLVLAENQIPFFVLTDLIGSTRLPEFDTTGYAPPVLLMKLALYYLGGEKGRDMSEEALPPPGAVCHILHLLHALVSAARTQWEPPTRAIQDGAALEMMQEAARLLRRLPVLLLVPLLYPILPEERRWRASYGREDLPSASDLKRMWVQFKKARGGGKAPAGIASVLGPVPLAVKLAHEDRLRLPQLRIEFQTAPLLLNLMAFEQSAEQRAGAVSAYVWLMAKLAQSAEDAGVLVAAEVVQSSTAGSESKEDVARFFRQVGAASEAAGELEKSYLGETLHKLRERSQHPLFMMWADVQRNYFTVPWAVVAEFVALITFISTILQTYGSFKH
- the LOC120701198 gene encoding uncharacterized protein LOC120701198, whose translation is MTDSYARPPARLFKSPRGRRCSSSNNQSKPIDLIRPRIPSRAMQAMAASGPSPRTPAVSLPLHDVGPGYSEPQAQYSISSQSLVNATIDLLQDHRCFETPQGWVLALDPASLRTFLWRPEDSGERIALPPMEQDFPTNCKCVLSDRPGASFCAVMVLDLDECEFWLCTVGGSKWGRHGYTLTMYNAQDEPVERHMATRHGIAAVGGKIYYEFTGYQLGFVDFDPADDDPEPIHGMIDVDHVDIPDGAPMWSSYLVESCGELFQVVIIFDGHNVHKVAEVAVYKMDFSTPAWCKVDRIGDDRVFLLGGDRLGESNFGASCPAGEHGLSGNCIYFLNHFATNENFVHIVDLDKGTNEVQRPFKDFVDSLRPPFWMLPTAE